Proteins encoded by one window of Arabidopsis thaliana chromosome 2, partial sequence:
- a CDS encoding Neutral/alkaline non-lysosomal ceramidase (Neutral/alkaline non-lysosomal ceramidase; FUNCTIONS IN: ceramidase activity; LOCATED IN: endomembrane system; EXPRESSED IN: 22 plant structures; EXPRESSED DURING: 13 growth stages; CONTAINS InterPro DOMAIN/s: Neutral/alkaline nonlysosomal ceramidase (InterPro:IPR006823); BEST Arabidopsis thaliana protein match is: Neutral/alkaline non-lysosomal ceramidase (TAIR:AT1G07380.1); Has 35333 Blast hits to 34131 proteins in 2444 species: Archae - 798; Bacteria - 22429; Metazoa - 974; Fungi - 991; Plants - 531; Viruses - 0; Other Eukaryotes - 9610 (source: NCBI BLink).): MAVSLPLFQFILFLLLLLLSRTVYAYLIGVGSYDITGPAADVNMMGYANSDQIASGIHFRLRARAFIVAEPQGNRVVFVNLDACMASQIVTIKVLERLKARYGELYTEKNVAISGIHTHAGPGGYLQYVTYIVTSLGFVRQSFDVVVNGIEQSIVQAHESLRPGSAFVNKGDLLDAGVNRSPSSYLNNPAAERSKYKYDVDKEMTLVKFVDSQLGPTGSFNWFATHGTSMSRTNSLISGDNKGAAARFMEDWFENGQKNSVSSRNIPRRVSTIVSDFSRNRDRLLDIAATYKSSRGHSVDKSLDVKTRVRNGSKRKFVSAFCQSNCGDVSPNTLGTFCIDTGLPCDFNHSTCNGQNELCYGRGPGYPDEFESTRIIGEKQFKMAVELFNKATEKLQGKIGYQHAYLDFSNLDVTVPKAGGGSETVKTCPAAMGFGFAAGTTDGPGAFDFKQGDDQGNVFWRLVRNVLRTPGPEQVQCQKPKPILLDTGEMKEPYDWAPSILPIQILRIGQLVILSVPGEFTTMAGRRLRDAIKSFLISSDPKEFSNNMHVVIAGLTNTYSQYIATFEEYEVQRYEGASTLYGRHTLTAYIQEFKKLATALVNGLTLPRGPQPPDLLDKQISLLSPVVVDSTPLGVKFGDVKADVPPKSTFRRGQQVNATFWSGCPRNDLMTEGSFAVVETLREGGKWAPVYDDDDFSLKFKWSRPAKLSSESQATIEWRVPESAVAGVYRIRHYGASKSLFGSISSFSGSSSAFVVV, from the exons ATGGCTGTTTCACTACCATTGTTTCAATTtatactctttcttcttcttcttcttctttcaagaACGGTTTATGCATACTTAATCGGAGTCGGAAGCTATGACATCACTGGTCCTGCCGCTGATGTCAACATGATGGGCTACGCAAACTCAGATCAAATCGCTTCCGGTATTCATTTCCGGTTACGAGCTCGTGCCTTCATCGTCGCTGAGCCTCAAGGTAACCGCGTCGTGTTTGTCAATCTCGACGCTTGTATGGCTTCTCAAATCGTTACAATCAAAGTTCTTGAGCGTCTCAAAGCAAG GTATGGTGAGCTTTACACAGAGAAGAATGTAGCAATAAGTGGAATTCACACACATGCTGGACCAGGAGGATATCTTCAATACGTCACATATATTGTGACGTCTCTTGGATTTGTTCGTCAATCTTTTGACGTTGTTGTTAACGGCATTGAGCAAAGCATTGTCCAAGCACACGAAAGCCTACGTCCTGGTTCTGCTTTTGTTAACAAAG GGGATCTTTTGGATGCTGGTGTGAATCGAAGTCCGAGTTCTTATCTGAACAATCCTGCAGCTGAGAGGAGTAAATATAAGTATGATGTTGATAAGGAAATGACTCTTGTTAAGTTTGTTGATTCTCAGTTGGGACCTACTGGTAGTTTTAACTGGTTTGCTACTCATGGGACTTCCATGAGTCGGACTAACTCGTTGATTAGTGGAGATAACAAAGGCGCTGCAGCTCGGTTTATGGAGGATTGGTTTGAGAATGGACAGAAGAATTCTGTTAGCTCTAGAAACATCCCTCGGAGAGTATCAACCATTGTTTCTGATTTCAGTAGAAACCGTGA TAGACTTTTGGATATTGCGGCTACTTATAAGTCATCTAGAGGACATTCTGTGGATAAGTCCCTTGATGTTAAAACCCGAGTAAGAAACGGTTCGAAGCGTAAATTTGTCTCTGCCTTCTGTCAATCAAACTGTGGTGATGTGAGTCCAAATACTCTTGGTACCTTTTGCATTGACACTGGACTGCCTTGTGATTTCAATCACAGTACCTGCAATGGACAGAACGAGTTGTGCTATGGCCGTGGTCCGGG CTACCCTGATGAATTTGAGAGTACACGTATCATTGGAGAAAAGCAATTCAAAATGGCTGTGGAACTTTTTAACAAAGCTACAGAGAAGCTGCAGGGGAAAATTGGTTACCAACATGCGTATCTAGATTTCTCGAATCTTGATGTCACAGTTCCTAAAGCAGGCGGTGGCTCTGAGACGGTTAAGACATGTCCAGCTGCAATGGGGTTTGGTTTTGCTGCTGGAACAACTGATGGTCCAGGTGCTTTTGATTTCAAACAAGGAGATGATCAG GGTAATGTGTTTTGGAGACTAGTGAGGAATGTGTTAAGAACTCCTGGTCCAGAACAGGTCCAAtgccaaaaaccaaaacccattTTACTTGACACTGGTGAGATGAAAGAACCATATGACTGGGCG CCTTCAATTCTTCCGATTCAGATACTTCGCATTGGCCAATTAGTCATCCTCAGTGTTCCCGGAG AGTTCACAACAATGGCTGGAAGACGTCTCCGTGACGCTATCAAGtcttttctcatttcttcGGACCCCAAGGAATTCAGCAACAACATGCATGTCGTAATCGCAGGTCTCACCAACACCTATTCTCAGTACATCGCCACTTTCGAAGAGTACGAGGTTCAAAGATACGAG GGCGCCTCAACGTTATACGGACGACACACACTCACTGCTTATATCCAAGAGTTCAAGAAACTAGCCACAGCTTTAGTTAACGGTCTAACACTCCCACGTGGTCCGCAACCTCCTGACCTTTTAGACAAACAGATCAGTTTACTATCCCCTGTGGTTGTAGACTCAACTCCTCTAGGAGTCAAATTCGGTGACGTCAAAGCTGATGTACCTCCAAAGTCAACGTTCAGGAGAGGTCAACAAGTTAACGCAACGTTTTGGTCAGGATGTCCTCGAAATGATTTGATGACTGAAGGATCATTCGCTGTGGTGGAGACGCTGCGTGAGGGAGGGAAATGGGCTCCGGTGTATGATGACGATGACTTCAGTTTGAAGTTCAAGTGGTCGAGACCGGCAAAGCTGAGTTCGGAGAGCCAAGCCACGATTGAGTGGAGGGTACCGGAATCTGCGGTAGCCGGAGTTTATAGAATAAGACATTATGGAGCTTCTAAGTCGTTGTTTGGATCCATTAGTAGCTTCTCTGGTTCTTCTAGTGCCTTTGTAGTTGTATGA
- a CDS encoding chaperone protein dnaJ-like protein (chaperone protein dnaJ-related; Has 1004 Blast hits to 976 proteins in 392 species: Archae - 24; Bacteria - 688; Metazoa - 92; Fungi - 4; Plants - 51; Viruses - 0; Other Eukaryotes - 145 (source: NCBI BLink).): MDKPLLSGSEKTNESERLDSYQYLQRNSSSARNPSFAGAGVVTVEEIRTASAVSSDPPSLYPPVIKTPVSLPIPQAIGYPSASGAGHELQQRQFLDEIEIRELLIDHIGHRCCWGSRPARTWKIHAVEDCNVYVGTLDTFIEEREALTQTVPFTGGEFNGKKHGSEPGLWELDLRPQFPTLFVPYKETQVLVPNSETVEKCTGCTGRGDVVCPTCNADGEPGFYKENQMMKCSTCYGRGLVAHKDGSDTICTNCNGKGKLPCPTCQSRGLIKCQTCDSTGSLLTSSIAVVKWKTLSKRKVSATRGAGSVPEEVFDRAEGVQLCNTQAYQCTPAYFADSYFLNRFSSEVISLRAEVPPTANVVCERHTISVVPVTRVTMEDRGKAFSFYIIGFGKEIYLKDYYPARFCWGLCPCLEWLKV; the protein is encoded by the exons ATGGATAAGCCTCTGCTTTCAG GATCAGAGAAAACGAATGAATCCGAGAGGTTGGATTCATACCAATACCTGCAGAGAAATAGCTCATCTGCTCGTAACCCATCTTTCGCCGGAGCTGGCGTCGTCACCGTCGAAGAAATCCGTACCGCTTCTGCTGTTTCTTCTGATCCTCCGTCTCTTTATCCTCCCGTTATCAAGACCCCTGTTTCGTTACCCATTC CTCAAGCTATTGGTTATCCAAGTGCATCTGGAGCAGGTCATGAATTGCAACAAAG GCAGTTTCTTGATGAGATTGAAATAAGAGAGCTGCTTATTGATCATATTGGTCATCGTTGCTGTTGGGGAAGCCGTCCTGCTCGTACATGGAAGATTCATGCTGTTGAAGACTGCAATGTTTATGTCGGAACTCTTGATACTTTCATTGAGGAGAGGGAAGCTTTGACACAGACTGTGCCTTTCACTGGTGGTGAATTCAATGGAAAGAAACATGGATCTGAACCGGGGTTATGGGAACTGGACCTGAGACCGCAGTTTCCTACTCTGTTTGTCCCGTATAAAGAAACTCAAGTCCTGGTTCCTAATTCTGAGACTGTTGAGAAGTGCACAG GTTGCACCGGAAGAGGAGATGTAGTATGTCCAACATGCAATGCTGATGGAGAGCCAGGATTTTACAAGGAGAATCAGATGATGAAGTGTTCCACTTGCTATGGAAGAGGCTTGGTTGCTCATAAAGATGGGTCCGACACAAT ATGCACCAACTGTAACGGTAAGGGAAAGCTTCCTTGCCCAACTTGCCAATCTCGCGGGTTAATCAAATGTCAGACTTGTGACAGTACTGGTTCTCTTCTGACAAGTAGTATCGCAGTTGTAAAATG GAAGACTCTGTCGAAGCGAAAGGTGAGTGCAACAAGAGGAGCTGGGTCAGTACCAGAAGAAGTATTTGACAGAGCAGAAGGAGTTCAGCTTTGCAACACACAAGCTTACCAGTGCACGCCAGCTTACTTTGCAGACTCATATTTCCTCAACAGATTCTCCTCAGAAGTTATCTCGTTAAGAGCTGAAGTTCCACCGACAGCGAATGTAGTATGTGAGAGACACACCATATCTGTTGTGCCTGTGACTCGTGTCACCATGGAAGATCGTGGGAAAGCGTTCAGCTTTTACATAATCGGTTTTGGTAAGGAGATATACTTGAAAGATTATTACCCAGCAAGATTCTGTTGGGGTTTGTGTCCCTGTCTTGAGTGGTTAAAGGTTTGA
- a CDS encoding ribosome biogenesis regulatory protein (RRS1) family protein (ribosome biogenesis regulatory protein (RRS1) family protein; INVOLVED IN: ribosome biogenesis; LOCATED IN: nucleolus; EXPRESSED IN: 23 plant structures; EXPRESSED DURING: 14 growth stages; CONTAINS InterPro DOMAIN/s: Ribosomal biogenesis regulatory protein (InterPro:IPR007023); Has 425 Blast hits to 423 proteins in 207 species: Archae - 1; Bacteria - 2; Metazoa - 151; Fungi - 137; Plants - 58; Viruses - 0; Other Eukaryotes - 76 (source: NCBI BLink).), whose translation MDTEMETEQIYQVDVGNLLAFNPNHRFPSAPSSRGELVKEILTEGTKLVQEIANKLFNFPSTETNDGPIVQLPPPTTKLPREKHIPRPKPPTKWEEFALKKGIQKRKKEKVVWDEQTNQFKRRHGYDRVNDDNDVPIIEAKESDEPGVDPFAKRLDDKKKRVGKQEKNRLQNLKAAEKAGALPSHVQLAATSLPISGTKAQPKKIGKDELGDVAGLAATSTASGGKFDKKLPGEKPPKKQGKHHKYLPVVSGRGDVNAEKEQTNNVLSKIFSKHSHEILNVGKAINMYNVKKEKKKSGRSDKLKPKKDITKKPANKAK comes from the exons ATGGACACCGAGATGGAGACAGAACAAATATACCAGGTCGATGTCGGAAATCTCTTGGCTTTCAATCCCAATCACCGCTTCCCATCTGCTCCTTCTTCAAG GGGGGAGCTTGTGAAGGAGATCCTAACGGAGGGAACAAAACTTGTTCAGGAAATAGCCAATAAACTTTTCAACTTTCCTTCTACTGAAACAAATGATGGTCCTATTGTCCAATTGCCTCCGCCTACAACCAAACTTCCTAGAGAGAAACAT ATTCCAAGGCCTAAGCCTCCTACGAAGTGGGAAGAGTTTGCGCTTAAGAAAG GTATACAGAAGCGCAAGAAGGAAAAAGTTGTATGGGATGAACAAACTAATCAGTTTAAGCGTCGCCATGGTTATGACCGTGTTAACGATGATAATGATGTTCCCATCATTGAGGCGAAAGAATCAGATG AACCAGGAGTAGATCCTTTTGCCAAGAGACTagatgataagaagaagagagttggAAAGCAAGAAAAGAATAGACTTCAGAATCTGAAGGCTGCTGAAAAAGCTGGTGCTTTACCAAG CCATGTCCAACTTGCTGCAACATCATTGCCCATATCAGGAACGAAAGCTCAACCAAAGAAAATTGGAAAGGATGAACTTGGAGATGTAGCAGGTTTAGCCGCTACTTCAACCGCTAGTGGTGGAAAATTCGATAAAAAGTTGCCTGGAGAAAAACCTCCAAAGAAGCAGGGCAAACATCACAAG TATTTACCGGTTGTATCAGGGCGTGGGGATGTTAACGCAGAAAAAGAACAGACAAATAATGTACTCAGCAAGATATTCTCAAAGCATTCGCATGAGATCCTCAATGTTGGCAAG GCGATAAACATGTACAACgtcaagaaggagaagaagaagtcaggAAGGTCAGACAAGTTGAAACCTAAGAAGGACATCACCAAGAAGCCTGCCAACAAAGCCAAGTGA
- a CDS encoding Neutral/alkaline non-lysosomal ceramidase (Neutral/alkaline non-lysosomal ceramidase; FUNCTIONS IN: ceramidase activity; LOCATED IN: endomembrane system; EXPRESSED IN: 22 plant structures; EXPRESSED DURING: 13 growth stages; CONTAINS InterPro DOMAIN/s: Neutral/alkaline nonlysosomal ceramidase (InterPro:IPR006823); BEST Arabidopsis thaliana protein match is: Neutral/alkaline non-lysosomal ceramidase (TAIR:AT1G07380.1); Has 35333 Blast hits to 34131 proteins in 2444 species: Archae - 798; Bacteria - 22429; Metazoa - 974; Fungi - 991; Plants - 531; Viruses - 0; Other Eukaryotes - 9610 (source: NCBI BLink).): MAVSLPLFQFILFLLLLLLSRTVYAYLIGVGSYDITGPAADVNMMGYANSDQIASGIHFRLRARAFIVAEPQGNRVVFVNLDACMASQIVTIKVLERLKARYGELYTEKNVAISGIHTHAGPGGYLQYVTYIVTSLGFVRQSFDVVVNGIEQSIVQAHESLRPGSAFVNKGDLLDAGVNRSPSSYLNNPAAERSKYKYDVDKEMTLVKFVDSQLGPTGSFNWFATHGTSMSRTNSLISGDNKGAAARFMEDWFENGQKNSVSSRNIPRRVSTIVSDFSRNRESYPFLELPNVAILYIAVAERLMWKVMVLFYFVSESRLLDIAATYKSSRGHSVDKSLDVKTRVRNGSKRKFVSAFCQSNCGDVSPNTLGTFCIDTGLPCDFNHSTCNGQNELCYGRGPGYPDEFESTRIIGEKQFKMAVELFNKATEKLQGKIGYQHAYLDFSNLDVTVPKAGGGSETVKTCPAAMGFGFAAGTTDGPGAFDFKQGDDQGNVFWRLVRNVLRTPGPEQVQCQKPKPILLDTGEMKEPYDWAPSILPIQILRIGQLVILSVPGEFTTMAGRRLRDAIKSFLISSDPKEFSNNMHVVIAGLTNTYSQYIATFEEYEVQRYEGASTLYGRHTLTAYIQEFKKLATALVNGLTLPRGPQPPDLLDKQISLLSPVVVDSTPLGVKFGDVKADVPPKSTFRRGQQVNATFWSGCPRNDLMTEGSFAVVETLREGGKWAPVYDDDDFSLKFKWSRPAKLSSESQATIEWRVPESAVAGVYRIRHYGASKSLFGSISSFSGSSSAFVVV; encoded by the exons ATGGCTGTTTCACTACCATTGTTTCAATTtatactctttcttcttcttcttcttctttcaagaACGGTTTATGCATACTTAATCGGAGTCGGAAGCTATGACATCACTGGTCCTGCCGCTGATGTCAACATGATGGGCTACGCAAACTCAGATCAAATCGCTTCCGGTATTCATTTCCGGTTACGAGCTCGTGCCTTCATCGTCGCTGAGCCTCAAGGTAACCGCGTCGTGTTTGTCAATCTCGACGCTTGTATGGCTTCTCAAATCGTTACAATCAAAGTTCTTGAGCGTCTCAAAGCAAG GTATGGTGAGCTTTACACAGAGAAGAATGTAGCAATAAGTGGAATTCACACACATGCTGGACCAGGAGGATATCTTCAATACGTCACATATATTGTGACGTCTCTTGGATTTGTTCGTCAATCTTTTGACGTTGTTGTTAACGGCATTGAGCAAAGCATTGTCCAAGCACACGAAAGCCTACGTCCTGGTTCTGCTTTTGTTAACAAAG GGGATCTTTTGGATGCTGGTGTGAATCGAAGTCCGAGTTCTTATCTGAACAATCCTGCAGCTGAGAGGAGTAAATATAAGTATGATGTTGATAAGGAAATGACTCTTGTTAAGTTTGTTGATTCTCAGTTGGGACCTACTGGTAGTTTTAACTGGTTTGCTACTCATGGGACTTCCATGAGTCGGACTAACTCGTTGATTAGTGGAGATAACAAAGGCGCTGCAGCTCGGTTTATGGAGGATTGGTTTGAGAATGGACAGAAGAATTCTGTTAGCTCTAGAAACATCCCTCGGAGAGTATCAACCATTGTTTCTGATTTCAGTAGAAACCGTGAGTCATATCCTTTCCTTGAGTTACCTAATGTAGCAATTCTCTACATTGCAGTTGCAGAGAGACTGATGTGGAAagttatggttttgttttactttgtttCAGAGAGTAGACTTTTGGATATTGCGGCTACTTATAAGTCATCTAGAGGACATTCTGTGGATAAGTCCCTTGATGTTAAAACCCGAGTAAGAAACGGTTCGAAGCGTAAATTTGTCTCTGCCTTCTGTCAATCAAACTGTGGTGATGTGAGTCCAAATACTCTTGGTACCTTTTGCATTGACACTGGACTGCCTTGTGATTTCAATCACAGTACCTGCAATGGACAGAACGAGTTGTGCTATGGCCGTGGTCCGGG CTACCCTGATGAATTTGAGAGTACACGTATCATTGGAGAAAAGCAATTCAAAATGGCTGTGGAACTTTTTAACAAAGCTACAGAGAAGCTGCAGGGGAAAATTGGTTACCAACATGCGTATCTAGATTTCTCGAATCTTGATGTCACAGTTCCTAAAGCAGGCGGTGGCTCTGAGACGGTTAAGACATGTCCAGCTGCAATGGGGTTTGGTTTTGCTGCTGGAACAACTGATGGTCCAGGTGCTTTTGATTTCAAACAAGGAGATGATCAG GGTAATGTGTTTTGGAGACTAGTGAGGAATGTGTTAAGAACTCCTGGTCCAGAACAGGTCCAAtgccaaaaaccaaaacccattTTACTTGACACTGGTGAGATGAAAGAACCATATGACTGGGCG CCTTCAATTCTTCCGATTCAGATACTTCGCATTGGCCAATTAGTCATCCTCAGTGTTCCCGGAG AGTTCACAACAATGGCTGGAAGACGTCTCCGTGACGCTATCAAGtcttttctcatttcttcGGACCCCAAGGAATTCAGCAACAACATGCATGTCGTAATCGCAGGTCTCACCAACACCTATTCTCAGTACATCGCCACTTTCGAAGAGTACGAGGTTCAAAGATACGAG GGCGCCTCAACGTTATACGGACGACACACACTCACTGCTTATATCCAAGAGTTCAAGAAACTAGCCACAGCTTTAGTTAACGGTCTAACACTCCCACGTGGTCCGCAACCTCCTGACCTTTTAGACAAACAGATCAGTTTACTATCCCCTGTGGTTGTAGACTCAACTCCTCTAGGAGTCAAATTCGGTGACGTCAAAGCTGATGTACCTCCAAAGTCAACGTTCAGGAGAGGTCAACAAGTTAACGCAACGTTTTGGTCAGGATGTCCTCGAAATGATTTGATGACTGAAGGATCATTCGCTGTGGTGGAGACGCTGCGTGAGGGAGGGAAATGGGCTCCGGTGTATGATGACGATGACTTCAGTTTGAAGTTCAAGTGGTCGAGACCGGCAAAGCTGAGTTCGGAGAGCCAAGCCACGATTGAGTGGAGGGTACCGGAATCTGCGGTAGCCGGAGTTTATAGAATAAGACATTATGGAGCTTCTAAGTCGTTGTTTGGATCCATTAGTAGCTTCTCTGGTTCTTCTAGTGCCTTTGTAGTTGTATGA
- a CDS encoding Neutral/alkaline non-lysosomal ceramidase codes for MAVSLPLFQFILFLLLLLLSRTVYAYLIGVGSYDITGPAADVNMMGYANSDQIASGIHFRLRARAFIVAEPQGNRVVFVNLDACMASQIVTIKVLERLKARYGELYTEKNVAISGIHTHAGPGGYLQYVTYIVTSLGFVRQSFDVVVNGIEQSIVQAHESLRPGSAFVNKGDLLDAGVNRSPSSYLNNPAAERSKYKYDVDKEMTLVKFVDSQLGPTGSFNWFATHGTSMSRTNSLISGDNKGAAARFMEDWFENGQKNSVSSRNIPRRVSTIVSDFSRNQSRLLDIAATYKSSRGHSVDKSLDVKTRVRNGSKRKFVSAFCQSNCGDVSPNTLGTFCIDTGLPCDFNHSTCNGQNELCYGRGPGYPDEFESTRIIGEKQFKMAVELFNKATEKLQGKIGYQHAYLDFSNLDVTVPKAGGGSETVKTCPAAMGFGFAAGTTDGPGAFDFKQGDDQGNVFWRLVRNVLRTPGPEQVQCQKPKPILLDTGEMKEPYDWAPSILPIQILRIGQLVILSVPGEFTTMAGRRLRDAIKSFLISSDPKEFSNNMHVVIAGLTNTYSQYIATFEEYEVQRYEGASTLYGRHTLTAYIQEFKKLATALVNGLTLPRGPQPPDLLDKQISLLSPVVVDSTPLGVKFGDVKADVPPKSTFRRGQQVNATFWSGCPRNDLMTEGSFAVVETLREGGKWAPVYDDDDFSLKFKWSRPAKLSSESQATIEWRVPESAVAGVYRIRHYGASKSLFGSISSFSGSSSAFVVV; via the exons ATGGCTGTTTCACTACCATTGTTTCAATTtatactctttcttcttcttcttcttctttcaagaACGGTTTATGCATACTTAATCGGAGTCGGAAGCTATGACATCACTGGTCCTGCCGCTGATGTCAACATGATGGGCTACGCAAACTCAGATCAAATCGCTTCCGGTATTCATTTCCGGTTACGAGCTCGTGCCTTCATCGTCGCTGAGCCTCAAGGTAACCGCGTCGTGTTTGTCAATCTCGACGCTTGTATGGCTTCTCAAATCGTTACAATCAAAGTTCTTGAGCGTCTCAAAGCAAG GTATGGTGAGCTTTACACAGAGAAGAATGTAGCAATAAGTGGAATTCACACACATGCTGGACCAGGAGGATATCTTCAATACGTCACATATATTGTGACGTCTCTTGGATTTGTTCGTCAATCTTTTGACGTTGTTGTTAACGGCATTGAGCAAAGCATTGTCCAAGCACACGAAAGCCTACGTCCTGGTTCTGCTTTTGTTAACAAAG GGGATCTTTTGGATGCTGGTGTGAATCGAAGTCCGAGTTCTTATCTGAACAATCCTGCAGCTGAGAGGAGTAAATATAAGTATGATGTTGATAAGGAAATGACTCTTGTTAAGTTTGTTGATTCTCAGTTGGGACCTACTGGTAGTTTTAACTGGTTTGCTACTCATGGGACTTCCATGAGTCGGACTAACTCGTTGATTAGTGGAGATAACAAAGGCGCTGCAGCTCGGTTTATGGAGGATTGGTTTGAGAATGGACAGAAGAATTCTGTTAGCTCTAGAAACATCCCTCGGAGAGTATCAACCATTGTTTCTGATTTCAGTAGAAACC AGAGTAGACTTTTGGATATTGCGGCTACTTATAAGTCATCTAGAGGACATTCTGTGGATAAGTCCCTTGATGTTAAAACCCGAGTAAGAAACGGTTCGAAGCGTAAATTTGTCTCTGCCTTCTGTCAATCAAACTGTGGTGATGTGAGTCCAAATACTCTTGGTACCTTTTGCATTGACACTGGACTGCCTTGTGATTTCAATCACAGTACCTGCAATGGACAGAACGAGTTGTGCTATGGCCGTGGTCCGGG CTACCCTGATGAATTTGAGAGTACACGTATCATTGGAGAAAAGCAATTCAAAATGGCTGTGGAACTTTTTAACAAAGCTACAGAGAAGCTGCAGGGGAAAATTGGTTACCAACATGCGTATCTAGATTTCTCGAATCTTGATGTCACAGTTCCTAAAGCAGGCGGTGGCTCTGAGACGGTTAAGACATGTCCAGCTGCAATGGGGTTTGGTTTTGCTGCTGGAACAACTGATGGTCCAGGTGCTTTTGATTTCAAACAAGGAGATGATCAG GGTAATGTGTTTTGGAGACTAGTGAGGAATGTGTTAAGAACTCCTGGTCCAGAACAGGTCCAAtgccaaaaaccaaaacccattTTACTTGACACTGGTGAGATGAAAGAACCATATGACTGGGCG CCTTCAATTCTTCCGATTCAGATACTTCGCATTGGCCAATTAGTCATCCTCAGTGTTCCCGGAG AGTTCACAACAATGGCTGGAAGACGTCTCCGTGACGCTATCAAGtcttttctcatttcttcGGACCCCAAGGAATTCAGCAACAACATGCATGTCGTAATCGCAGGTCTCACCAACACCTATTCTCAGTACATCGCCACTTTCGAAGAGTACGAGGTTCAAAGATACGAG GGCGCCTCAACGTTATACGGACGACACACACTCACTGCTTATATCCAAGAGTTCAAGAAACTAGCCACAGCTTTAGTTAACGGTCTAACACTCCCACGTGGTCCGCAACCTCCTGACCTTTTAGACAAACAGATCAGTTTACTATCCCCTGTGGTTGTAGACTCAACTCCTCTAGGAGTCAAATTCGGTGACGTCAAAGCTGATGTACCTCCAAAGTCAACGTTCAGGAGAGGTCAACAAGTTAACGCAACGTTTTGGTCAGGATGTCCTCGAAATGATTTGATGACTGAAGGATCATTCGCTGTGGTGGAGACGCTGCGTGAGGGAGGGAAATGGGCTCCGGTGTATGATGACGATGACTTCAGTTTGAAGTTCAAGTGGTCGAGACCGGCAAAGCTGAGTTCGGAGAGCCAAGCCACGATTGAGTGGAGGGTACCGGAATCTGCGGTAGCCGGAGTTTATAGAATAAGACATTATGGAGCTTCTAAGTCGTTGTTTGGATCCATTAGTAGCTTCTCTGGTTCTTCTAGTGCCTTTGTAGTTGTATGA